The Ptiloglossa arizonensis isolate GNS036 chromosome 4, iyPtiAriz1_principal, whole genome shotgun sequence genome contains the following window.
AATTTGGAGATAGCGATAACGATGGTAGTGCTATGTCTCGACCATTTGGCGTAGCTATGCTATTTGCTGGGATCGATGCAAAAGGGCCTCAATTATACCACATGGACCCTTCGGGTACCTTTGTTCAGTTTGATGCAAAAGCCATTGGTTCAGGAAGCGAAGGTGCACAACAAAACCTTCAAGAAGTGTATCATAAGGTAAAGTACTATGTAGTATACTATGTAATATACTATTACATTATGTATATAATTGATATCAATTaccaaattaatattttgagtttgcAAAAATGTATCATGAGTATTATAGTTGCACGtatgttaaaataattatttatttaattaatattgatattttctagtttttctatatatatagaTGCATTTTAAGGAAACTCTTATACCGATTTAATTTTGATTGCAGTCTATGACACTTAAAGAAGCAATAAAAACTGCCCTAACTATACTAAAACAAGTCATGGAAGAGAAACTAAATGAGACTAATATAGAAGTAATGACAATGACACccgagaaattttattatatgtTTACAAAACCTGAATTAGAGGAGGTGATTAAAGATATTGCTTAAATTTTAGAGTAATTAAACACATGTTAATTTTATTGACATCATTGCATAAAATTATGGGCAGCAGAAATATGATATATGAACGCTGTATAACTGCAAATTACACGTACATTTTTCACTCAAAGAATATGTAATTTCTATATAATGAAtggttttacattttttttctttctaaaacAATGAACTATTAATGCATttgattttgtataaaaaaatccTTTAACACCACTCCCTAATAATATTCTATCtcatatataattttaaatttacgcATTGCACTAAATTTTAGATCCCTGTTTTTCAATAGAATTACAACTAATTAATGCAACAAAATAGTTTATGCAGCCGTAGTTCAATTTCTTTGATTGGATCATTATATTTATAAtgttttttttcatcttttaatTTAGCTAATTGATATTCTGCCATCAACAAAAGAAGATTCATTAAGATCAAGATCCAATACCTCTGGTCCACTCCCAACCATTTCCATTACTGGgtgaaaaaataagaagaaaattgaTATCCTACTccacaaatatttttccatcctTACCAAGGTAACATATAATAAATCATGTTGTCGAACTCATTCGTTTATGTTTTCCTATCTTAAACCTATCCACATTTATAATCTTTCGTATCATTgaacattttaattttaacaagTTGAACCATTGATAAGCTATAGGATAAATCAAACATTCGGTAAAACCTATCCAACAACTCAGGGAGACTCCAGATCCTCACTTTTTTATGTCAATTTATCAATTTAGaatcaaataaaatttttgtgCTTTTAATACTTTTTACCTTTCtctaacaatttttgaaaaattactctTCAACATGTGAAATACAAACAACCAacaattaatttatttctcttctaGAGAGAGAAATATTAATTGATGGAATAGTTTAGTAAGATGCTAGGTGTAAATTTGTGAATATTTGTAGTtgctaaaatatttaaaattctggAACTTATTGTTGAATTATAGGTAGTTCTCAACTTACAACGAAGTTTCGTTTAGTAATTTTGATCGTAAGTCAAATTtcaaaatgtgaacattttttgtaattattattgaacTTATTTATCGCAATTTTTTACCGCATCACGATTTTTTAATTAACTATAAGATAATAGTTAATAAATAGAACTTATTATTACAATGTTATCTAAGACCGATAGGTTCAATAAAACTTTAAACAATATAGAGGGACGAGTTTCCTGCGTTTACCACCTTTATCGACTTCGACGATTCAGTCGAATGTAGTTCCCAGAATCACCGCTTTTAAAGGAAGGATCGCTTCGAAATCATTCATTCATTACGAAGTCGGTATTTCAGAAGTACGTCACCAACTCCGATAAAATGAACGATCTATACTCTATCT
Protein-coding sequences here:
- the Prosalpha5 gene encoding proteasome alpha5 subunit — translated: MFLTRSEYDHGVNTFSPEGRLFQVEYAIEAIKLGSTAIGIATQEGVVLAVEKRITSPLMEPTTLEKIVEIDKHIGCAASGLIADSRTMIDRARSECQNHWFLYNERMSVESTAQAVSNLAIQFGDSDNDGSAMSRPFGVAMLFAGIDAKGPQLYHMDPSGTFVQFDAKAIGSGSEGAQQNLQEVYHKSMTLKEAIKTALTILKQVMEEKLNETNIEVMTMTPEKFYYMFTKPELEEVIKDIA